The Erythrobacter sp. Alg231-14 genome has a segment encoding these proteins:
- a CDS encoding sugar transferase has protein sequence MKRAFDIVISGAAIIALGPLILALMAWIKLDSPGPALFRQTRIGRGGIPFEILKLRSMVTDAEMQGGYVTQVADPRITRAGALVRRTSLDELPQFFNVLRGDMSLVGPRPDTPMQESNYASQDWQNRHQVRPGITGLAQARLRSSATKEQRLSLDLEYAADATMRRDIIILFETVRTLFTRETV, from the coding sequence GTGAAACGGGCTTTTGACATAGTTATCAGCGGCGCAGCCATCATTGCGTTGGGGCCCTTGATCCTTGCCTTGATGGCATGGATCAAACTCGACAGCCCGGGTCCGGCATTGTTCCGCCAGACGCGTATTGGCCGCGGCGGCATTCCATTTGAAATATTGAAACTGCGCAGCATGGTCACCGATGCTGAAATGCAGGGTGGGTATGTGACCCAGGTCGCCGATCCCCGTATCACCCGGGCAGGTGCACTAGTTCGCCGGACCAGCCTTGATGAATTGCCCCAATTTTTCAATGTGCTGCGCGGCGATATGAGCCTTGTCGGACCCCGGCCCGACACCCCCATGCAGGAAAGCAATTACGCGTCGCAAGATTGGCAGAACCGCCACCAAGTCCGGCCCGGCATCACCGGTCTGGCTCAGGCGCGGTTGCGATCATCCGCGACCAAGGAACAGCGGCTCTCGCTCGATCTGGAATACGCCGCCGATGCCACCATGCGGCGGGACATCATCATTTTGTTCGAAACGGTTCGAACTCTCTTTACGCGGGAAACGGTCTGA
- a CDS encoding aldolase/citrate lyase family protein has product MTTPTPTQMCTVLITDSPDLAASAEQSGVGRIMVDLERNGKFERQKLRDTWISKHRVEDIAPVARAVSSADVMVRINPSFKGSAQEIDRAIDAGANCIMLPMFRTLKEIDRIGAMIAGRCRFVPLVETGDAMAILESVARRDAVDEVFIGLNDLHISLGLDFMFQPLADGLLDDACAVLRAIGKPFGFGGIARIGEGDLPAEFIVKEHARLGSTRVNLSRTFARDGLDGGGVLEREVRALIALYDAAAAGSPDDLRRNHQEVQTRIQSILTRIRSNQRAAS; this is encoded by the coding sequence ATGACGACCCCCACACCCACCCAAATGTGCACGGTCCTAATCACCGATAGCCCCGATCTCGCGGCGAGCGCCGAACAATCGGGTGTGGGTCGGATAATGGTCGATCTGGAACGCAACGGTAAGTTTGAACGGCAAAAACTGCGCGACACATGGATTAGCAAACATCGCGTCGAAGACATTGCCCCGGTCGCTCGCGCGGTGTCGTCCGCCGATGTGATGGTCCGCATAAACCCATCATTCAAAGGCAGCGCGCAAGAGATCGATCGCGCGATTGATGCCGGTGCGAATTGCATCATGCTGCCCATGTTTCGAACACTCAAAGAGATCGATCGCATCGGCGCGATGATTGCGGGGCGATGTCGGTTCGTGCCTCTAGTCGAAACCGGTGACGCCATGGCGATATTGGAATCGGTCGCGCGCCGCGATGCGGTTGATGAGGTTTTCATCGGCCTCAACGACCTGCATATCTCTCTAGGCCTCGATTTCATGTTCCAACCGCTGGCCGATGGGCTGTTGGACGATGCCTGCGCCGTTTTGCGCGCCATTGGAAAGCCGTTTGGATTTGGCGGGATTGCGCGGATCGGCGAAGGGGATTTGCCGGCGGAATTTATCGTGAAAGAACACGCGCGGCTGGGCTCCACCCGGGTCAATTTATCTCGCACATTCGCGCGCGACGGGTTGGATGGCGGTGGAGTGTTGGAACGCGAAGTGCGCGCCCTGATCGCATTGTATGATGCAGCGGCGGCCGGTTCACCCGATGATCTGCGGCGCAATCATCAAGAGGTGCAAACCCGCATCCAATCCATCCTGACCCGGATCAGGTCCAACCAAAGGGCCGCATCGTGA